In the Pseudoliparis swirei isolate HS2019 ecotype Mariana Trench chromosome 19, NWPU_hadal_v1, whole genome shotgun sequence genome, one interval contains:
- the ube2ka gene encoding ubiquitin-conjugating enzyme E2Ka (UBC1 homolog, yeast), producing the protein MANIAVQRIKREFKEVLKSEETSKNQIKVDLVDENFTELKGEIAGPPDTPYEGGRYQLEIKIPETYPFNPPKVRFITKIWHPNISSVTGAICLDILKDQWAAAMTLRTVLLSLQALLAAAEPDDPQDAVVANQYKQNPEMFKQTARLWSHVYAGAPISSLEYMRKINKLCSMGFEKNAVIVALSSKSWDVETATELLLSN; encoded by the exons ATGGCCAACATCGCAGTTCAGAGGATAAAACGGGAATTCAAGGAGGTGCTCAAGAGTGAAGAG ACGAGCAAAAACCAGATCAAGGTGGATCTGGTGGATGAGAACTTCACAGAACTTAAAGGGGAGATTGCAGGGCCACCTGACACACCGTATGAAG GAGGTAGATATCAACTAGAAATTAAAATTCCAGAGACGTATCCATTCAATCCACCAAAG GTGCGGTTTATCACAAAGATCTGGCATCCCAACATCAGCTCAGTCACAGGTGCAATATGTCTTGACATTCTCAAAGACCAATG GGCAGCAGCGATGACCCTGAGGACCGTCCTCCTGTCGCTACAAGCCTTATTGGCAGCTGCAGAACCAGATGATCCACAAGACGCGGTGGTAGCCAATCAG TACAAGCAGAACCCCGAGATGTTCAAACAGACAGCGAGACTCTGGTCTCATGTCTATGCAGGCGCTCCCATCTCAAGTCTGGAGTACATGCGCAAGATAAACAAACTCTGTTCCATGGGCTTTGAAAAA AATGCAGTAATAGTGGCGTTGTCGTCGAAATCCTGGGACGTGGAGACAGCAACAGAGCTACTGCTCAGTAACTGA
- the ints10 gene encoding integrator complex subunit 10 isoform X2: MSAQKDCEFLVKRARELVSDDPCAAKAWLITARTLYPADFNIQYEMYIIERNAERTASAGRLLYDMFINFPDQPIVWREISVITAALRSDSQDKHAQFLRGLFETLPGRVQCEMLLKATEQCFNTLEKAEMLLLLLKRFPESVVQHGVNLGEKLLEAEVSENVENPVNCFRKLFVCDVLPLVINNMDMRLPASLMQKYMLKAAEFYIGYVTRGPSPDVQIQGSQEGGSLKSPTVSRGSQRYVIDGLSEKSSVVAEPWERLLDILAVVGARCEWQGDKGQSGYVDMLQRVKELCRYLPGLEGDTWSRCCSQVVICAALVLFHSAFLYVSAVQPALFQGLNALSSGPWILVEDLSLVYNDVEVERGALKHAHKKRKLADGREKTMSSDDEEGLGKGRGRHILVNKTEMPSWSETLESFRTARESWDLLHSHDGLETEFKKICASWKTDSWLWFRIFLTDTIIYQGQYRKALSSLHQMAAVQQPQPGQQSPSGQASLEHHRALIQQASCHYALGEYRMACEKLLDVVGGLMTPSQEPTKNPEDQGNDLRLLPCTSKAVLPFCLQLMFACFKLRTFTDSRDDLSLGHVVVLLQHDWPQGEMLFLKALEKICQQGSFQYENFFNYVTNIDMLEEFAYLRTTEGGRIQLELLPNQGILIKNPSPALGVELNTLLLQGVQTMDRHHTVTRGITKGVKEDFRLAMERQVSRCGENLYSVLHRFCINEKIIIIQSLP, translated from the exons ATGTCAGCGCAGAAAGATTGCGAGTTTTTGGTTAAGCGAGCTCGTGAGCTGGTCTCCGATGATCCGTGTGCAGCCAAAGCCTGGCTCATAACTGCCAGAACCCTCTACCCTGCAGATTTCAACATACAG TATGAAATGTACATCATTGAACGCAATGCAGAGAGGACAGCTTCTGCAGGGAGACTGCTGTACGACAT GTTTATTAACTTTCCAGATCAGCCCATTGTTTGGCGAGAGATCAGTGTCATCACAGCTGCACTTCGCAGTGATTCTCAGGACAAACATGCACAGTTTCTACGAG GGCTTTTTGAGACGCTGCCCGGCCGTGTGCAATGCGAGATGCTACTGAAAGCCACAGAACAATGTTTCAACACTTTGGAGAAGGCAGAGATGCTGCTCCTTCTTCTTAAGCGCTTTCCTGAGTCTGTGGTTCAACATGGA GTCAATCTAGGAGAAAAATTGTTAGAGGCGGAGGTATCAGAGAATGTGGAGAATCCTGTCAACTGCTTCAGAAAACTTTTTG TGTGTGATGTCCTTCCTTTGGTCATAAACAACATGGACATGCGCTTGCCGGCCAGCCTGATGCAGAAGTACATGCTGAAAGCAGCTGAATTCTACATCGGCTATGTTACCCGTGGACCCTCACCTGATGTACAGATACAGG GCTCTCAAGAAGGTGGGTCTCTGAAGTCCCCGACTGTGTCCCGTGGCTCTCAGCGTTATGTGATTGACGGTCTGTCTGAAAAATCGTCAGTGGTGGCAGAACCTTGGGAGAGGCTATTGGATATCCTCGCTGTGGTTGGAGCACGCTGCGAATGGCAGGGAGACAAGGGACAGAG TGGTTATGTGGACATGCTGCAGAGAGTCAAGGAGCTGTGTCGCTACCTGCCCGGTCTGGAAGGAGACACATGGTCCCGCTGCTGCAGTCAAGTGGTCATCTGTGCTGCACTCGTCCTCTTCCACAGCGCCTTCCTCTATGTCTCAGCTGTGCAGCCTGCACTGTTCCAAG GTTTGAATGCGTTGAGCTCGGGGCCGTGGATCCTTGTAGAGGATTTGAGCTTGGTGTATAATGATGTGGAAGTGGAAAGAGGAGCATTGAAACATGCACATAAGAAACGCAAACTGGCAGATGGGAGAGAGAAGACAATG AGCTCAGATGATGAGGAAGGGTTGGGAAAAGGTCGCGGTCGACACATTTTGGTGAACAAGACTGAGATGCCCAGCTGGTCAGAGACTCTGGAGAGCTTTCGCACAGCAAGGGAAAGCTGGGACCTTCTTCACTCCCATGATGGCCTGGAAACCG AGTTTAAGAAGATCTGTGCCTCTTGGAAGACGGACAGCTGGCTGTGGTTCAGAATATTCCTCACCGATACAATCATATACCAG GGACAGTACCGTAAGGCCCTCTCCAGCCTGCACCAGATGGCTGCGGTGCAGCAGCCTCAGCCTGGACAGCAGAGCCCCTCAGGGCAGGCCAGTCTGGAGCACCACAGGGCCCTCATACAGCAGGCGTCCTGCCACTACGCACTGGGAGAGTACAgg ATGGCCTGTGAGAAGCTGCTTGATGTCGTCGGGGGTCTGATGACCCCGAGCCAGGAGCCAACTAAGAATCCAGAGGATCAAG GTAATGACCTGCGCTTGCTTCCATGCACCAGCAAAGCTGTGTTACCTTTCTGTCTCCAGCTGATGTTTGCCTGCTTCAAG CTCCGTACCTTCACGGACAGCCGTGACGACCTGTCTCTCGGTCACGTGGTGGTGCTCCTGCAGCACGACTGGCCGCAGGGTGAGATGCTGTTTTTAAAGGCATTGGAAAAGATCTGTCAGCAGGGCAGTTTCCAGTATGAGAATTTCTTCAACTATGTCACCA ACATTGACATGTTGGAGGAGTTTGCCTACCTGCGTACTACGGAAGGCGGCAGGATTCAACTGGAGCTCCTGCCCAATCAGGGAATACTGATCAA GAACCCTAGTCCCGCCCTGGGGGTGGAGTTAAATACCCTTCTGCTACAAGGGGTGCAGACGATGGACAG ACACCACACCGTGACTCGTGGGATCACCAAGGGAGTGAAGGAAGATTTCCGTCTGGCCATGGAGAGGCAGGTGTCTCGTTGTGGAGAGAACCTCTACAGTGTGCTTCACCGTTTCTGCATCAACGAgaaaatcatcatcatccagtCCCTTCCTTGA
- the klb gene encoding beta-klotho yields MLNHPSPTLTCLLLCLLLLASGWKKAAGSLGDGRKIWQQPKPDPIIKDQSFLHDTFPSGFLWGSGTSAFQTEGSWDQVGKGPSIWDHFTHSNVRDELATETANVASDSYKRWDEDVEALEYLGVKSYYFSLSWPRLFPDGNAKGLPNTAAVEHYSRLIERLLEKRIEPIVTLYHWDLPQVLQERYGGWKNDTLVGLFEEYAAFCFKAFGSRVKYWLTMHNPYLVAVQGYGTGVHAPGETGGPAVFLIVAHNLIRAHAKAWHTYNTHFRPAQKGKVSIVLGSHWVEPQRGQATAANVELCQQSLEAALGWFANPIFGYGDYPFSFKMKHGALLPTFSPEEKLWVKTTADFFALSFGPNNLRQARGLVQYGQTVTPDLRRILGWIKLEYGDPKVLVTEGSWFSEASVGKEDTVAIYLMKRFINQVLQAIKFEGVQVFGYSAWSLVDGFEWNYGLTVRRGLFYINFSQPNRTRTPKTTAQYYRRVVTNNGFPSDETSREIKGRFPCEFHWGIADSTLHVHFYPFSPQFTDHHLYSWNLTGDGSLRLVPGVKMQTKRAQCTDYLAIRGHLRLFASTGASHYRFALNWSLILPQGDLSNVNTDALRYYRCVLYELKKLDLEAVVILYYPTHQAPNLGLPGPLQASGGWLNYSTVEAFQEYAALCYQQLGSWVAYWITINEPNRLIDVYSNWKEKHQAAHNLLLAHAKAWRLYEREHAGHQRALVSLALHADWVEPANPFLDSHTAAAQRFLLFELGRFLDPLLGTRYEEKHSKVDYPEEIKAYLEERARVMGLPGSPLPSFTETEREELRGTLSFIALNHFTTRLVSPYLHTKGNFQQKQPPDHGCLILSDPTWSSSRLGQALVPQGLRKVLNWVSQRYGRALPVIITASGVDDQAPVEDKLRQHFLRSYLQEALKAHQLDRVNLQGFYVWKLQDRHAPQFGLFSSTHHQSKAKASIAVYREIITHGGFPEDNAMKSCRFIERREPCSVCAWMFKNKAMVVFAGCLLITAVMFAALVIFVIITKRNQTRGRGRRVNRWRRREGVLVCSCPPVKY; encoded by the exons ATGCTGAACCACCCTTCTCCCACTCTAACCTGCCTCTTACTCTGCCTCCTGTTGTTGGCGTCTGGTTGGAAAAAGGCAGCCGGCTCTCTTGGAGACGGCAGAAAGATCTGGCAGCAGCCCAAGCCGGACCCCATCATCAAAGACCAGTCTTTCCTTCATGATACCTTCCCTTCAGGATTCCTTTGGGGTTCAGGGACGTCTGCCTTCCAGACAGAGGGATCCTGGGACCAGGTGGGGAAAGGCCCATCTATCTGGGACCATTTCACCCACTCCAATGTCCGTGATGAATTGGCAACTGAGACCGCCAATGTGGCCAGTGACAGCTACAAACGCTGGGACGAAGATGTGGAGGCTCTGGAGTATCTAGGTGTAAAATCatactatttctctctctcctggcccaGGCTCTTTCCTGATGGGAATGCAAAAGGTCTGCCCAATACAGCTGCTGTGGAGCATTACAGCCGTCTCATAGAGAGGCTTCTGGAAAAGAGAATTGAGCCCATTGTCACCCTCTATCACTGGGACCTGCCACAGGTCCTGCAGGAGCGCTATGGAGGCTGGAAAAATGACACACTGGTGGGACTGTTTGAGGAGTACGCTGCCTTTTGTTTCAAGGCGTTTGGGAGTCGTGTTAAGTACTGGCTCACGATGCATAATCCATACCTGGTGGCTGTGCAGGGCTATGGGACAGGTGTGCACGCTCCTGGAGAAACAGGGGGTCCCGCTGTCTTTCTCATTGTGGCCCACAACCTGATCAGG GCACACGCCAAAGCATGGCACACCTACAACACCCACTTCCGTCCCGCTCAGAAGGGTAAAGTATCCATTGTTTTGGGGTCCCACTGGGTTGAGCCTCAAAGAGGCCAAGCCACTGCTGCTAACGTTGAGCTTTGCCAGCAGTCATTAGAAGCGGCCCTTGGCTGGTTTGCCAACCCCATCTTCGGATACGGGGACTACCCATTCTCTTTCAAAATGAAGCACGGGGCACTCTTGCCCACATTCTCCCCTGAGGAGAAGCTCTGGGTGAAGACAACAGCTGACTTTTTTGCTCTGTCCTTCGGGCCCAACAACCTCCGTCAGGCCCGGGGCCTTGTCCAGTATGGGCAGACTGTGACCCCCGACCTGAGGCGCATACTGGGCTGGATAAAGCTGGAGTATGGGGACCCGAAGGTGCTTGTGACCGAGGGAAGCTGGTTTTCTGAAGCTAGTGTGGGAAAGGAGGACACAGTGGCCATTTACCTGATGAAGCGGTTTATCAACCAGGTCCTGCAAG CAATCAAGTTTGAAGGGGTGCAAGTCTTTGGCTATTCTGCCTGGTCACTGGTGGATGGATTTGAGTGGAATTATGGCTTGACTGTGAGGCGAGGCCTGTTCTACATCAATTTTAGTCAACCAAACCGAACCAGGACCCCCAAGACCACTGCGCAGTACTACAGGCGTGTTGTCACTAACAATGGTTTCCCCAGTGACGAAACCTCCAGAGAGATCAAAGGCCGCTTCCCCTGTGAATTTCACTGGGGTATTGCTGACTCCACTTTACAT GTCCACTTCTACCCTTTCTCACCCCAGTTTACTGACCACCATCTGTACAGCTGGAACCTGACAGGAGACGGATCATTGCGTCTAGTCCCAGGCGTGAAGATGCAAACCAAACGAGCCCAGTGCACCGACTACTTGGCCATTCGTGGTCATCTTCGCCTGTTTGCATCCACTGGGGCATCTCACTACCGCTTTGCACTAAACTGGTCTCTGATTTTACCCCAGGGAGACCTCTCTAATGTGAACACGGATGCTCtgag GTACTACCGCTGTGTTCTGTACGAGCTGAAGAAGCTGGACCTGGAGGCTGTCGTTATTCTCTACTACCCCACACACCAAGCTCCAAATCTAGGTTTGCCTGGGCCACTGCAGGCCTCTGGTGGTTGGCTCAACTACAGCACAGTGGAGGCCTTTCAGGAATATGCAGCACTGTGCTACCAGCAGCTGGGGTCCTGGGTTGCATACTGGATCACCATCAATGAGCCCAACAGATTGATAGATGTTTATTCCAATTGGAAAGAGAAGCATCAGGCAGCTCATAACCTTCTTCTGGCTCACGCTAAAGCCTGGAGGCTGTACGAGAGGGAACACGCTGGTCATCAGAGAGCACTGGTATCACTTGCATTACATGCCGACTGGGTCGAACCTGCAAACCCCTTCCTTGACTCGCATACGGCAGCAGCACAGAGATTCCTTTTGTTTGAGCTTGGTCGGTTCTTAGACCCGTTGCTTGGGACTAGATATGAGGAGAAGCATAGCAAGGTTGACTATCCAGAAGAAATAAAGGCATacctggaggagagagctcGAGTAATGGGCCTCCCTGGATCCCCTCTTCCTAGCTTTACTGAGACTGAGAGGGAGGAGCTCAGAGGGACATTGAGTTTTATCGCTCTGAACCATTTTACCACACGTTTGGTCTCTCCATATCTCCACACAAAGGGCAATTTTCAGCAGAAACAACCTCCTGATCACGGCTGTCTGATCCTTTCTGATcccacctggtcctcctccaggctcGGGCAGGCTCTTGTACCCCAGGGACTGCGAAAGGTGCTGAACTGGGTGAGCCAGAGATATGGAAGGGCTCTGCCTGTCATTATCACAGCCAGTGGGGTTGATGATCAGGCTCCTGTGGAGGACAAACTCAGGCAACACTTTCTCAGGAGTTATCTGCAGGAGGCCTTAAAAG CTCACCAATTAGATAGAGTCAACCTGCAGGGCTTCTACGTGTGGAAACTGCAAGATCGACATGCCCCCCAGTTTGGCCTCTTCAGCTCAACCCACCATCAATCCAAAGCTAAAGCCTCCATTGCTGTCTACAGAGAAATCATCACTCATGGCGGTTTCCCTGAGGATAACGCCatgaagagctgcaggtttATTGAGCGGCGTGAACCttgctctgtgtgtgcatggatGTTCAAGAACAAAGCAATGGTGGTCTTCGCAGGTTGCCTCTTAATAACAGCCGTAATGTTTGCAGCACTTGTCATCTTTGTCATCATCACTAAGAGAAACCAAACAAGAGGCAGAGGGAGGCGggtgaacaggtggaggagaagggaaggagTCCTTGTATGCTCATGTCCACCTGTTAAGTACTAA
- the ints10 gene encoding integrator complex subunit 10 isoform X1 has product MSAQKDCEFLVKRARELVSDDPCAAKAWLITARTLYPADFNIQYEMYIIERNAERTASAGRLLYDMFINFPDQPIVWREISVITAALRSDSQDKHAQFLRGLFETLPGRVQCEMLLKATEQCFNTLEKAEMLLLLLKRFPESVVQHGVNLGEKLLEAEVSENVENPVNCFRKLFVCDVLPLVINNMDMRLPASLMQKYMLKAAEFYIGYVTRGPSPDVQIQGSQEGGSLKSPTVSRGSQRYVIDGLSEKSSVVAEPWERLLDILAVVGARCEWQGDKGQSGYVDMLQRVKELCRYLPGLEGDTWSRCCSQVVICAALVLFHSAFLYVSAVQPALFQGLNALSSGPWILVEDLSLVYNDVEVERGALKHAHKKRKLADGREKTMSSDDEEGLGKGRGRHILVNKTEMPSWSETLESFRTARESWDLLHSHDGLETEFKKICASWKTDSWLWFRIFLTDTIIYQGQYRKALSSLHQMAAVQQPQPGQQSPSGQASLEHHRALIQQASCHYALGEYRMACEKLLDVVGGLMTPSQEPTKNPEDQGRVKTKMRKGNDLRLLPCTSKAVLPFCLQLMFACFKLRTFTDSRDDLSLGHVVVLLQHDWPQGEMLFLKALEKICQQGSFQYENFFNYVTNIDMLEEFAYLRTTEGGRIQLELLPNQGILIKNPSPALGVELNTLLLQGVQTMDRHHTVTRGITKGVKEDFRLAMERQVSRCGENLYSVLHRFCINEKIIIIQSLP; this is encoded by the exons ATGTCAGCGCAGAAAGATTGCGAGTTTTTGGTTAAGCGAGCTCGTGAGCTGGTCTCCGATGATCCGTGTGCAGCCAAAGCCTGGCTCATAACTGCCAGAACCCTCTACCCTGCAGATTTCAACATACAG TATGAAATGTACATCATTGAACGCAATGCAGAGAGGACAGCTTCTGCAGGGAGACTGCTGTACGACAT GTTTATTAACTTTCCAGATCAGCCCATTGTTTGGCGAGAGATCAGTGTCATCACAGCTGCACTTCGCAGTGATTCTCAGGACAAACATGCACAGTTTCTACGAG GGCTTTTTGAGACGCTGCCCGGCCGTGTGCAATGCGAGATGCTACTGAAAGCCACAGAACAATGTTTCAACACTTTGGAGAAGGCAGAGATGCTGCTCCTTCTTCTTAAGCGCTTTCCTGAGTCTGTGGTTCAACATGGA GTCAATCTAGGAGAAAAATTGTTAGAGGCGGAGGTATCAGAGAATGTGGAGAATCCTGTCAACTGCTTCAGAAAACTTTTTG TGTGTGATGTCCTTCCTTTGGTCATAAACAACATGGACATGCGCTTGCCGGCCAGCCTGATGCAGAAGTACATGCTGAAAGCAGCTGAATTCTACATCGGCTATGTTACCCGTGGACCCTCACCTGATGTACAGATACAGG GCTCTCAAGAAGGTGGGTCTCTGAAGTCCCCGACTGTGTCCCGTGGCTCTCAGCGTTATGTGATTGACGGTCTGTCTGAAAAATCGTCAGTGGTGGCAGAACCTTGGGAGAGGCTATTGGATATCCTCGCTGTGGTTGGAGCACGCTGCGAATGGCAGGGAGACAAGGGACAGAG TGGTTATGTGGACATGCTGCAGAGAGTCAAGGAGCTGTGTCGCTACCTGCCCGGTCTGGAAGGAGACACATGGTCCCGCTGCTGCAGTCAAGTGGTCATCTGTGCTGCACTCGTCCTCTTCCACAGCGCCTTCCTCTATGTCTCAGCTGTGCAGCCTGCACTGTTCCAAG GTTTGAATGCGTTGAGCTCGGGGCCGTGGATCCTTGTAGAGGATTTGAGCTTGGTGTATAATGATGTGGAAGTGGAAAGAGGAGCATTGAAACATGCACATAAGAAACGCAAACTGGCAGATGGGAGAGAGAAGACAATG AGCTCAGATGATGAGGAAGGGTTGGGAAAAGGTCGCGGTCGACACATTTTGGTGAACAAGACTGAGATGCCCAGCTGGTCAGAGACTCTGGAGAGCTTTCGCACAGCAAGGGAAAGCTGGGACCTTCTTCACTCCCATGATGGCCTGGAAACCG AGTTTAAGAAGATCTGTGCCTCTTGGAAGACGGACAGCTGGCTGTGGTTCAGAATATTCCTCACCGATACAATCATATACCAG GGACAGTACCGTAAGGCCCTCTCCAGCCTGCACCAGATGGCTGCGGTGCAGCAGCCTCAGCCTGGACAGCAGAGCCCCTCAGGGCAGGCCAGTCTGGAGCACCACAGGGCCCTCATACAGCAGGCGTCCTGCCACTACGCACTGGGAGAGTACAgg ATGGCCTGTGAGAAGCTGCTTGATGTCGTCGGGGGTCTGATGACCCCGAGCCAGGAGCCAACTAAGAATCCAGAGGATCAAGGTAGAGTCAAGACCAAAATGAGGAAAG GTAATGACCTGCGCTTGCTTCCATGCACCAGCAAAGCTGTGTTACCTTTCTGTCTCCAGCTGATGTTTGCCTGCTTCAAG CTCCGTACCTTCACGGACAGCCGTGACGACCTGTCTCTCGGTCACGTGGTGGTGCTCCTGCAGCACGACTGGCCGCAGGGTGAGATGCTGTTTTTAAAGGCATTGGAAAAGATCTGTCAGCAGGGCAGTTTCCAGTATGAGAATTTCTTCAACTATGTCACCA ACATTGACATGTTGGAGGAGTTTGCCTACCTGCGTACTACGGAAGGCGGCAGGATTCAACTGGAGCTCCTGCCCAATCAGGGAATACTGATCAA GAACCCTAGTCCCGCCCTGGGGGTGGAGTTAAATACCCTTCTGCTACAAGGGGTGCAGACGATGGACAG ACACCACACCGTGACTCGTGGGATCACCAAGGGAGTGAAGGAAGATTTCCGTCTGGCCATGGAGAGGCAGGTGTCTCGTTGTGGAGAGAACCTCTACAGTGTGCTTCACCGTTTCTGCATCAACGAgaaaatcatcatcatccagtCCCTTCCTTGA
- the ints10 gene encoding integrator complex subunit 10 isoform X3 gives MSAQKDCEFLVKRARELVSDDPCAAKAWLITARTLYPADFNIQYEMYIIERNAERTASAGRLLYDMFINFPDQPIVWREISVITAALRSDSQDKHAQFLRGLFETLPGRVQCEMLLKATEQCFNTLEKAEMLLLLLKRFPESVVQHGVNLGEKLLEAEVSENVENPVNCFRKLFVCDVLPLVINNMDMRLPASLMQKYMLKAAEFYIGYVTRGPSPDVQIQGSQEGGSLKSPTVSRGSQRYVIDGLSEKSSVVAEPWERLLDILAVVGARCEWQGDKGQSGYVDMLQRVKELCRYLPGLEGDTWSRCCSQVVICAALVLFHSAFLYVSAVQPALFQGLNALSSGPWILVEDLSLVYNDVEVERGALKHAHKKRKLADGREKTMSSDDEEGLGKGRGRHILVNKTEMPSWSETLESFRTARESWDLLHSHDGLETEFKKICASWKTDSWLWFRIFLTDTIIYQGQYRKALSSLHQMAAVQQPQPGQQSPSGQASLEHHRALIQQASCHYALGEYRMACEKLLDVVGGLMTPSQEPTKNPEDQGRVKTKMRKGNDLRLLPCTSKAVLPFCLQLMFACFKLRTFTDSRDDLSLGHVVVLLQHDWPQGEMLFLKALEKICQQGSFQYENFFNYVTNIDMLEEFAYLRTTEGGRIQLELLPNQGILIKHHTVTRGITKGVKEDFRLAMERQVSRCGENLYSVLHRFCINEKIIIIQSLP, from the exons ATGTCAGCGCAGAAAGATTGCGAGTTTTTGGTTAAGCGAGCTCGTGAGCTGGTCTCCGATGATCCGTGTGCAGCCAAAGCCTGGCTCATAACTGCCAGAACCCTCTACCCTGCAGATTTCAACATACAG TATGAAATGTACATCATTGAACGCAATGCAGAGAGGACAGCTTCTGCAGGGAGACTGCTGTACGACAT GTTTATTAACTTTCCAGATCAGCCCATTGTTTGGCGAGAGATCAGTGTCATCACAGCTGCACTTCGCAGTGATTCTCAGGACAAACATGCACAGTTTCTACGAG GGCTTTTTGAGACGCTGCCCGGCCGTGTGCAATGCGAGATGCTACTGAAAGCCACAGAACAATGTTTCAACACTTTGGAGAAGGCAGAGATGCTGCTCCTTCTTCTTAAGCGCTTTCCTGAGTCTGTGGTTCAACATGGA GTCAATCTAGGAGAAAAATTGTTAGAGGCGGAGGTATCAGAGAATGTGGAGAATCCTGTCAACTGCTTCAGAAAACTTTTTG TGTGTGATGTCCTTCCTTTGGTCATAAACAACATGGACATGCGCTTGCCGGCCAGCCTGATGCAGAAGTACATGCTGAAAGCAGCTGAATTCTACATCGGCTATGTTACCCGTGGACCCTCACCTGATGTACAGATACAGG GCTCTCAAGAAGGTGGGTCTCTGAAGTCCCCGACTGTGTCCCGTGGCTCTCAGCGTTATGTGATTGACGGTCTGTCTGAAAAATCGTCAGTGGTGGCAGAACCTTGGGAGAGGCTATTGGATATCCTCGCTGTGGTTGGAGCACGCTGCGAATGGCAGGGAGACAAGGGACAGAG TGGTTATGTGGACATGCTGCAGAGAGTCAAGGAGCTGTGTCGCTACCTGCCCGGTCTGGAAGGAGACACATGGTCCCGCTGCTGCAGTCAAGTGGTCATCTGTGCTGCACTCGTCCTCTTCCACAGCGCCTTCCTCTATGTCTCAGCTGTGCAGCCTGCACTGTTCCAAG GTTTGAATGCGTTGAGCTCGGGGCCGTGGATCCTTGTAGAGGATTTGAGCTTGGTGTATAATGATGTGGAAGTGGAAAGAGGAGCATTGAAACATGCACATAAGAAACGCAAACTGGCAGATGGGAGAGAGAAGACAATG AGCTCAGATGATGAGGAAGGGTTGGGAAAAGGTCGCGGTCGACACATTTTGGTGAACAAGACTGAGATGCCCAGCTGGTCAGAGACTCTGGAGAGCTTTCGCACAGCAAGGGAAAGCTGGGACCTTCTTCACTCCCATGATGGCCTGGAAACCG AGTTTAAGAAGATCTGTGCCTCTTGGAAGACGGACAGCTGGCTGTGGTTCAGAATATTCCTCACCGATACAATCATATACCAG GGACAGTACCGTAAGGCCCTCTCCAGCCTGCACCAGATGGCTGCGGTGCAGCAGCCTCAGCCTGGACAGCAGAGCCCCTCAGGGCAGGCCAGTCTGGAGCACCACAGGGCCCTCATACAGCAGGCGTCCTGCCACTACGCACTGGGAGAGTACAgg ATGGCCTGTGAGAAGCTGCTTGATGTCGTCGGGGGTCTGATGACCCCGAGCCAGGAGCCAACTAAGAATCCAGAGGATCAAGGTAGAGTCAAGACCAAAATGAGGAAAG GTAATGACCTGCGCTTGCTTCCATGCACCAGCAAAGCTGTGTTACCTTTCTGTCTCCAGCTGATGTTTGCCTGCTTCAAG CTCCGTACCTTCACGGACAGCCGTGACGACCTGTCTCTCGGTCACGTGGTGGTGCTCCTGCAGCACGACTGGCCGCAGGGTGAGATGCTGTTTTTAAAGGCATTGGAAAAGATCTGTCAGCAGGGCAGTTTCCAGTATGAGAATTTCTTCAACTATGTCACCA ACATTGACATGTTGGAGGAGTTTGCCTACCTGCGTACTACGGAAGGCGGCAGGATTCAACTGGAGCTCCTGCCCAATCAGGGAATACTGATCAA ACACCACACCGTGACTCGTGGGATCACCAAGGGAGTGAAGGAAGATTTCCGTCTGGCCATGGAGAGGCAGGTGTCTCGTTGTGGAGAGAACCTCTACAGTGTGCTTCACCGTTTCTGCATCAACGAgaaaatcatcatcatccagtCCCTTCCTTGA